The following proteins are encoded in a genomic region of Euzebya sp.:
- a CDS encoding PPOX class F420-dependent oxidoreductase → MNVATTERVDRAHLLEFLADKRKYVLVTSRADGRPQISPVTGAVDVDGRLLISSYPTRAKTANLQRTPSCAVLALSDDFDGPWTQLHGTAEVLAGEEGVEALVAYSRAAAGEHPDWDEYRQAMRDREKVCIAITIEDWGPIATGGVPPEFADAP, encoded by the coding sequence ATGAACGTCGCCACCACCGAGCGCGTGGATCGCGCGCACCTGCTCGAGTTCCTCGCCGACAAGCGCAAGTACGTGCTGGTCACGAGCCGTGCGGACGGCCGCCCGCAGATCAGCCCGGTCACGGGTGCGGTCGACGTCGACGGGCGCCTGCTGATCTCGAGCTACCCGACCCGGGCGAAGACCGCGAACCTGCAGCGGACACCGTCCTGTGCGGTGCTGGCGCTGAGCGACGACTTCGACGGGCCCTGGACCCAGCTCCACGGGACCGCCGAGGTGCTCGCCGGCGAGGAGGGGGTGGAGGCCCTCGTCGCCTACTCCCGCGCGGCCGCCGGCGAGCACCCGGACTGGGACGAGTACCGCCAGGCGATGCGCGACCGCGAGAAGGTCTGCATCGCCATCACCATCGAGGACTGGGGTCCGATCGCCACCGGCGGCGTGCCCCCTGAGTTCGCCGACGCTCCCTGA
- a CDS encoding 2-phosphosulfolactate phosphatase, with amino-acid sequence MASQPGCVVVIDVLRAFTTAAVALAAGAGPYELVATVDDAHARRADDPSVRLLGEVDGITAEGFDHGNSPTALDGVDLSGVPIVHRSSAGTQGVVRATSADRVLTASFAVAGATAAALTGEARISFCVTGAHSGRDGEEDRACGEYIAALLTADGPVDPAPFTDRVAASDAAALFTEPGSDLPPDDVPYAQVVDRFDFAMEVALARVGDQDRHHLRPLHPAHRPAHGGSPR; translated from the coding sequence GTGGCGTCACAGCCCGGCTGCGTCGTGGTGATCGACGTGCTGCGCGCGTTCACCACCGCCGCCGTCGCCCTCGCCGCCGGGGCAGGCCCCTACGAGCTGGTCGCTACGGTCGACGACGCCCACGCCCGGCGGGCGGACGACCCCTCCGTGCGGCTGCTCGGCGAGGTGGACGGCATCACCGCGGAGGGGTTCGACCACGGCAACTCCCCGACCGCGCTCGACGGCGTGGACCTCTCCGGCGTGCCGATCGTGCACCGCTCGTCGGCCGGCACGCAGGGGGTCGTCCGGGCCACCTCGGCCGACCGCGTCCTGACCGCCAGCTTCGCCGTGGCCGGCGCGACCGCTGCCGCCCTGACCGGCGAGGCGCGCATCAGCTTCTGCGTGACCGGCGCCCACTCGGGGCGCGACGGCGAGGAGGACCGCGCGTGCGGTGAGTACATCGCCGCGCTGCTGACCGCCGACGGCCCCGTCGACCCTGCTCCGTTCACCGACCGGGTGGCCGCCTCGGACGCCGCGGCGCTGTTCACCGAGCCGGGCTCGGACCTGCCCCCCGACGACGTCCCCTACGCCCAGGTGGTCGACCGGTTCGACTTCGCCATGGAGGTCGCGCTCGCGCGCGTCGGCGACCAGGACCGGCACCACCTGCGCCCGCTGCACCCGGCACATCGACCCGCCCACGGAGGATCCCCCCGATGA
- a CDS encoding cell wall-binding repeat-containing protein — translation MRPPFGLAATAVAATVLAALLLVGVVAGGGDPVVLPVAGPAGEPGEGLWAARAGAPPGAYAAALAQAGEVPESPVTSLHGWRDRGPSRIGGRLTDLALAPDGRLYAAAASGGLWASDDGGRTLTPTWPADATPAIGAVAVTAEGVVLVGTGEANAGGGSVTYGGTGVYRSTDGGATWDHVGLATSGTVARIVPHPSDPAVVYLAAGGDLFTGGGERGIYRSDDAGGTWTRVLAPSTPTAGGADIAIDPSDHDHLLAALWDRQRTPAERRYGGPGSGLHRSTDGGTTWTPVDGGLPGFAADSGRIAVAFSPADPTRVYAVVTRGDGRAGGLWRADDGGTTWARVDDSPLYEPSQHIFGWWFSKVFPAPDDRDRVLVPGLTLLESVDGGVTFSSDGLVHADQHDLIWDPRDPSTAHLATDGGLYTSDQAGRSLTWEPAVEQGFTQLYRVASAPGADPDRALAAGFQDLGCMLTEGAADDWYPSAGCGDGTAVLVHPDRPSEVVLCGQYGRCRRSADFGRTTQRMDLPDVDRVAWAPPLIALPGAPDRLVWAGSTVHRSDDGGRTWVQVSDDLTRGEAPDPDYPFGTVSALAAGDAEGRLLVAGTDDGLVSRTDDGGGTWAQVADVGRWVTGLALVDGGDRLVVTTSGYLAGDDAPQVLVVADPDVTAIGAGLPAAPVNDVVVLDDGTVVVATDVGVFTAVDVDAPVGRRVGTALPQAPVLDLDWSGDRRELTVATYGRGAWTATIPSLSRHAGDDRYATAAAIAQVHDGAAGGPVDEVVLASGEDFPDALTAAARVAASPSRRLVLTRRDDLPGPSADLLAAWAPERLVVVGGEAAVSADVVAQAAAAGGDPAVTRLAGAGRYATAAAVATAGGGAGDAVVLATAGTPFDALAGAALAADVDAPVLLVDPDRLPAATAQVLADLAPSTVIALGGPAAIGDAVLAEAGTVAGAVTRRIAGPDRIATAAAITGELGEGPEVWLATAAGFPDSLAAAATGSPVLLTDPSGLSSGVLDALAARRPIAVRIAGGPAAVADDVVTALRTGPG, via the coding sequence ATGCGACCGCCGTTCGGGCTGGCCGCCACGGCGGTGGCGGCGACGGTGCTGGCCGCCCTCCTCCTCGTGGGGGTCGTGGCCGGCGGCGGCGATCCCGTGGTCCTGCCCGTGGCCGGGCCGGCCGGCGAGCCGGGGGAGGGGCTGTGGGCGGCACGGGCCGGCGCGCCACCCGGGGCGTACGCCGCGGCCCTGGCCCAGGCGGGGGAGGTGCCGGAGTCCCCCGTCACCTCGTTGCACGGCTGGCGGGACCGCGGCCCGTCGCGGATCGGCGGGCGGCTGACCGATCTGGCCCTCGCCCCCGACGGACGCCTCTACGCCGCCGCCGCGTCCGGCGGGTTGTGGGCCTCCGACGACGGGGGCCGCACCCTCACGCCGACCTGGCCGGCCGACGCCACCCCCGCGATCGGCGCGGTCGCCGTCACCGCGGAGGGGGTGGTGCTGGTCGGCACCGGCGAGGCCAACGCAGGCGGGGGGTCGGTCACCTACGGCGGCACGGGCGTGTACCGCTCGACCGACGGCGGGGCGACCTGGGATCACGTCGGCCTCGCGACGTCCGGCACGGTCGCCCGCATCGTCCCGCACCCGAGCGACCCGGCGGTGGTGTACCTCGCCGCCGGCGGTGACCTGTTCACCGGCGGCGGCGAGCGGGGCATCTACCGCAGCGACGACGCCGGTGGGACCTGGACGCGTGTGCTCGCCCCCTCCACCCCCACCGCCGGCGGCGCCGACATCGCGATCGACCCGTCGGACCACGACCACCTCCTCGCGGCGCTGTGGGACCGGCAGCGCACCCCGGCGGAGCGGCGCTACGGCGGCCCCGGATCGGGCCTGCACCGCTCGACCGACGGGGGCACGACCTGGACGCCGGTCGACGGCGGCCTCCCGGGGTTCGCAGCCGATTCGGGACGCATCGCGGTGGCCTTCAGCCCGGCCGACCCCACCCGGGTCTACGCGGTGGTGACCCGGGGCGACGGCCGTGCGGGCGGGTTGTGGCGCGCCGACGACGGTGGGACCACCTGGGCGCGGGTGGACGACTCCCCGCTCTACGAGCCGTCACAGCACATCTTCGGCTGGTGGTTCTCGAAGGTGTTCCCGGCACCGGACGACCGCGACCGGGTGCTGGTGCCCGGCCTCACCCTGCTCGAGTCCGTCGACGGGGGGGTCACGTTCTCGAGCGACGGGCTGGTGCACGCCGACCAGCACGACCTGATCTGGGACCCCCGCGACCCCTCCACGGCGCACCTCGCCACCGACGGCGGGCTGTACACCTCCGACCAGGCGGGTCGGTCGCTGACGTGGGAGCCGGCGGTCGAGCAGGGCTTCACCCAGCTCTACCGGGTCGCCTCCGCACCGGGCGCGGATCCCGACCGGGCGCTCGCCGCGGGGTTCCAGGACCTCGGGTGCATGCTCACCGAGGGGGCGGCGGACGACTGGTACCCCTCGGCCGGCTGCGGGGACGGGACCGCGGTGCTGGTCCACCCCGATCGGCCCTCGGAGGTCGTGCTGTGCGGGCAGTACGGGCGGTGCCGGCGCTCGGCGGACTTCGGCCGGACCACCCAGCGGATGGACCTGCCCGACGTGGACCGGGTCGCCTGGGCGCCACCGCTGATCGCGCTGCCGGGCGCCCCCGACCGGCTGGTGTGGGCGGGGAGCACGGTGCACCGCTCCGACGACGGCGGCCGGACGTGGGTGCAGGTGTCCGACGACCTGACGCGCGGGGAGGCGCCCGATCCCGACTACCCCTTCGGGACGGTGAGCGCCCTCGCCGCGGGGGACGCGGAGGGGCGCCTGCTGGTCGCCGGCACCGACGACGGGTTGGTGTCGCGGACCGACGACGGCGGGGGCACCTGGGCGCAGGTCGCCGACGTCGGTCGGTGGGTGACCGGGCTCGCACTCGTCGACGGCGGCGACCGGCTGGTGGTCACGACGTCGGGGTACCTGGCGGGGGACGACGCCCCGCAGGTGCTGGTCGTCGCGGACCCCGACGTCACCGCGATCGGCGCCGGGCTGCCGGCCGCGCCCGTCAACGACGTGGTGGTGCTCGACGACGGGACGGTCGTGGTGGCCACCGACGTCGGCGTGTTCACCGCCGTCGACGTCGACGCGCCGGTGGGGCGGCGCGTCGGGACCGCCCTGCCCCAGGCGCCGGTGCTGGACCTGGACTGGTCAGGCGACCGCCGCGAGCTGACCGTCGCCACCTACGGCCGCGGGGCCTGGACCGCCACCATCCCCTCGCTCTCCCGCCACGCCGGCGACGACCGCTACGCCACCGCCGCCGCGATCGCGCAGGTGCACGACGGGGCGGCCGGCGGACCCGTCGACGAGGTCGTCCTCGCCTCCGGTGAGGACTTCCCGGACGCCCTGACCGCCGCAGCCCGGGTGGCCGCGTCCCCCTCCCGCCGCCTGGTCCTGACCCGACGCGACGACCTGCCCGGCCCGAGCGCCGACCTGCTCGCCGCGTGGGCGCCGGAGCGGCTCGTCGTCGTGGGCGGGGAGGCCGCGGTCAGCGCAGACGTCGTCGCGCAGGCCGCCGCTGCCGGTGGTGATCCGGCGGTCACCCGCCTGGCGGGGGCCGGCCGGTACGCCACCGCGGCCGCGGTCGCCACCGCCGGGGGAGGGGCTGGGGACGCCGTCGTCCTCGCCACGGCGGGGACGCCGTTCGACGCGCTCGCCGGCGCGGCCCTGGCAGCGGACGTCGACGCACCGGTCCTGCTGGTCGACCCGGACCGGCTGCCGGCGGCGACCGCGCAGGTGCTCGCCGACCTCGCCCCCTCCACGGTGATCGCCCTGGGCGGCCCGGCGGCCATCGGCGACGCTGTGCTGGCCGAGGCGGGCACGGTCGCCGGCGCGGTGACCCGACGCATCGCCGGCCCGGACCGGATCGCGACCGCCGCGGCGATCACCGGCGAGCTGGGCGAGGGCCCGGAGGTCTGGCTCGCGACGGCTGCGGGGTTCCCGGACTCCCTCGCCGCCGCCGCGACCGGGTCGCCGGTCCTGCTCACGGACCCGAGCGGGCTGTCGAGCGGCGTCCTGGACGCCCTCGCGGCCCGCCGGCCGATCGCGGTCCGGATCGCCGGCGGGCCGGCCGCCGTCGCCGACGACGTGGTCACGGCGCTCCGCACCGGACCCGGCTGA
- a CDS encoding acetoin utilization protein AcuC, producing MVNRSGTPDGAGPDDGGTGGGHGVTALIWDDQDLRYDFGPDHPLKPIRVELTVDLIRACGLDRGPGVLTLPRDPFDVDDLLDLHTAPYVDAVMRMSADPDPRGDLRFGLGPGDTPVFAGMHEASMEVCGASVAAARAVWEGTATHAFNPAGGLHHAMPDRAAGFCVYDDPAAAIRWLLANGAQRVAYVDVDTHHGDGVQTFFYDDPRVLTISLHESGRTLFPGTGFTDEIGHGDARGSALNVPLPMATIGSVYLEAFEQVVPPALDAFKPDVLVTQLGCDTHMTDPLAHLALTTDDYLALATRLHALAHTHTGGRWVAMGGGGYQIATVVPRAWTIYFAELTGQEVPFEVPFDFLRRVEEATGQTSPREFLEGPARVSPEREQMIRAQTTRAVEDLKRAAFDHLERLT from the coding sequence ATGGTGAACCGCTCAGGCACGCCGGACGGGGCCGGACCCGACGACGGGGGGACGGGTGGCGGCCACGGCGTGACCGCCCTGATCTGGGACGACCAGGACCTCCGCTACGACTTCGGGCCCGACCACCCGCTGAAGCCGATCCGCGTGGAGCTCACCGTCGACCTGATACGCGCCTGCGGACTGGACCGGGGGCCGGGGGTGCTGACCCTCCCGCGCGATCCCTTCGACGTCGACGACCTGCTCGACCTGCACACCGCCCCCTACGTCGACGCGGTCATGCGGATGTCCGCCGACCCCGACCCGCGCGGCGACCTGCGGTTCGGCCTCGGCCCGGGCGACACCCCGGTCTTCGCCGGCATGCACGAGGCCTCGATGGAGGTGTGCGGCGCGTCCGTCGCGGCGGCGAGGGCCGTCTGGGAGGGCACCGCGACCCACGCCTTCAACCCCGCCGGCGGCCTGCACCACGCCATGCCCGACCGCGCCGCCGGCTTCTGCGTCTACGACGACCCCGCGGCGGCGATCCGCTGGCTGCTGGCCAACGGCGCCCAGCGGGTGGCCTACGTCGACGTGGACACCCACCACGGCGACGGCGTGCAGACCTTCTTCTACGACGACCCGCGGGTCCTGACGATCTCCCTCCACGAGTCGGGGCGCACCCTCTTCCCGGGCACCGGGTTCACCGACGAGATCGGGCACGGCGACGCACGCGGCTCCGCCCTCAACGTCCCCCTCCCGATGGCGACCATCGGCAGCGTCTACCTCGAGGCCTTCGAGCAGGTCGTCCCGCCGGCGCTCGACGCGTTCAAGCCGGACGTGCTCGTGACCCAGCTGGGCTGCGACACCCACATGACCGACCCGCTCGCCCACCTCGCGCTGACCACCGACGACTACCTCGCCCTCGCCACGCGCCTGCACGCCCTCGCCCACACCCACACCGGGGGGCGCTGGGTGGCGATGGGCGGCGGCGGCTACCAGATCGCGACCGTCGTGCCCCGCGCCTGGACGATCTACTTCGCGGAGCTGACCGGGCAGGAGGTGCCCTTCGAGGTGCCGTTCGACTTCCTCCGCCGGGTGGAGGAGGCGACGGGCCAGACGAGCCCGCGGGAGTTCCTCGAGGGCCCCGCCCGGGTGTCACCCGAGCGCGAGCAGATGATCCGCGCGCAGACGACCCGGGCGGTCGAGGACCTCAAGCGGGCGGCGTTCGACCACCTCGAGCGGTTGACCTGA
- a CDS encoding zinc-binding alcohol dehydrogenase family protein translates to MRAIRIETFGGPEVLQLTDLPDPTPTDGQVVVDVTLAGVNYADTHQAENSYLSAQTLPLVPGTEVAGTVDGRRVVALTGTGGYAERIALAADQLVDVPDDVTDAQALALLVQGLTAWHLLRTSTHMAEGESVLVHAAAGGVGSLAVQLARRWGAGRIIASASTEEKRQLAIDLGADVAIDPASATLKADVEAANDGRKVDVVLEMTGGTVTDQSLAALAPFGRLAFFGMASRTPPSPVDLAGLMSRSRTVAGFWLIHCYADPRGMIAAPLGELFDMVAAGDLQPVVGPSYALGDAPQAHQDMRDRRTTGKVTLDVRA, encoded by the coding sequence ATGCGCGCGATCCGGATCGAGACCTTCGGCGGCCCCGAGGTGCTCCAGCTCACCGACCTGCCCGACCCCACCCCGACCGACGGACAGGTGGTGGTCGACGTGACGCTCGCGGGGGTGAACTACGCCGACACCCACCAGGCCGAGAACTCCTACCTCTCCGCCCAGACCCTGCCCCTGGTCCCGGGCACCGAGGTGGCCGGCACCGTCGACGGCCGCCGCGTGGTGGCCCTGACGGGCACCGGCGGGTACGCCGAGCGGATCGCGCTCGCCGCCGACCAGCTCGTGGACGTGCCGGACGACGTCACCGACGCCCAGGCCCTCGCGCTGCTGGTCCAGGGGCTGACCGCGTGGCACCTGCTGCGGACGTCCACCCACATGGCCGAGGGGGAGTCGGTGCTGGTCCACGCCGCGGCCGGCGGAGTCGGCAGCCTGGCGGTCCAGCTCGCCCGCAGGTGGGGTGCCGGGCGGATCATCGCGTCGGCGTCGACCGAGGAGAAGCGCCAGCTCGCCATCGACCTCGGCGCCGACGTCGCGATCGACCCGGCGTCGGCGACCCTGAAGGCCGACGTCGAGGCCGCCAACGACGGCCGCAAGGTGGACGTGGTGCTCGAGATGACCGGCGGGACCGTCACCGACCAGAGCCTCGCCGCCCTGGCGCCCTTCGGCCGGCTGGCGTTCTTCGGGATGGCGAGCCGGACCCCTCCCTCCCCCGTGGACCTGGCCGGGTTGATGTCCCGCAGCCGCACCGTGGCGGGGTTCTGGTTGATCCACTGCTACGCCGACCCGCGCGGCATGATCGCCGCGCCGCTCGGCGAGCTGTTCGACATGGTCGCCGCCGGCGACCTGCAGCCGGTCGTGGGGCCGTCCTACGCCCTCGGCGACGCCCCGCAGGCGCACCAGGACATGCGCGACCGGCGCACGACCGGCAAGGTCACCCTCGACGTCCGGGCCTGA